The Panicum hallii strain FIL2 chromosome 9, PHallii_v3.1, whole genome shotgun sequence genome has a window encoding:
- the LOC112873544 gene encoding protein LURP-one-related 15-like: MAMEMEDTAVPALAVVDARFIAADAASLAVAKALSMSGSDFAVTDAATGALVLRVDGVLFSLRRRCVLVDADRRPVLTVQESALMLSTRWKVFRGDSTRRRDLLFTVVKPSVMQLRGPTKVSVFLASNDAEQACDFRITGSYHDGACAVSLGDSDTVIAKIDRRFSVVSALLGKNTYSVTVNPGIDYAFIVALVVILDEMHYQR; the protein is encoded by the exons atggcGATGGAGATGGAGGACACCGCGGTCCCGGCGCTCGCGGTGGTGGACGCGCGGTTCATCGCCGCGGACGCGGCGTCGCTGGCCGTGGCCAAGGCGCTGAGCATGTCCGGGAGCGACTTCGCCGTCACGGACGCGGCCACGGGCGCGCTCGTGCTGCGCGTCGACGGGGTGCTCTtcagcctccgccgccgctgcgtcCTCGTCGACGCCGACCGCCGGcccgtcctcaccgtccaggaATCG GCGCTGATGCTGAGCACGCGGTGGAAGGTGTTCCGGGGCGACAGCACCAGGCGCCGGGACCTGCTGTTCACCGTGGTGAAGCCGTCCGTGATGCAGCTGCGGGGGCCGACCAAGGTCAGCGTCTTCCTCGCCAGCAACGACGCCGAGCAGGCCTGCGACTTCAGGATCACCGGCAGCTACCACGACGGCGCCTGCGCCGTCTCGCTCGGCGACTCCGACACCGTCATCGCCAAG ATCGACCGGCGGTTCAGCGTGGTGAGCGCGCTGCTGGGGAAGAACACGTACAGCGTCACCGTCAACCCGGGCATCGACTACGCCTTCATCGTCGCGCTCGTCGTCATCCTCGACGAGATGCATTACCAGAGATGA